The Zingiber officinale cultivar Zhangliang chromosome 10A, Zo_v1.1, whole genome shotgun sequence genome contains a region encoding:
- the LOC122027727 gene encoding heavy metal-associated isoprenylated plant protein 7-like — protein sequence MGEEAKKAEQVKKEPAAVDEKPKGKEEKKEEKKAEERKDGGAEVEGKKDGVEEEKKADAPPPPPPPEEIEMRVFMHCEGCARKVKRSLKGFAGVEDVKTDSRTHKVVVKGKKAAEDPMKVVDRVQKKTGRKVELLTPLPPLPPTKPEKKEEEKKEEEKPKVEEKKEEPKMITVVLTVHMHCEACAQQIKKRILKMKGVKEAEPDLKASQVTVKGVFEPAKLVENVHRKTGKHAVVVKQEPEEKKDEKGGGAGEDAGKDEKKAGDAGGDNAEKKEEKESGGGAEEKEKKEGGGAETAEATPPPKVVEQLMRNDLYHYYPRHPAAGGFVGYAYPSYPPYPTYPPQIFSDENPNACSVM from the exons ATGGGAGAG GAGGCGAAAAAGGCGGAGCAGGTGAAGAAGGAGCCGGCGGCGGTAGACGAGAAGCCAAAGGGTAAGGAAGagaaaaaggaggagaagaaggcggAGGAGCGGAAGGACGGCGGCGCAGAGGTTGAGGGGAAGAAAGATGGAGTCGAGGAGGAAAAGAAGGCAGACGCGCCGCCTCCTCCGCCGCCTCCGGAGGAGATCGAGATGCGCGTCTTCATGCATTGTGAGGGGTGCGCGAGGAAGGTAAAGAGGAGCTTGAAGGGATTTGCAG ggGTGGAGGATGTAAAGACGGACAGCAGGACGCACAAGGTGGTGGTGAAGGGGAAAAAGGCGGCTGAGGATCCGATGAAGGTGGTGGATCGGGTCCAGAAGAAGACCGGGAGGAAGGTCGAGCTGCTGACGCCGCTGCCGCCGCTGCCGCCGACGAAGCCGGAGaagaaagaggaggagaagaaggaagaggagaagccCAAGGTGGAGGAGAAAAAGGAAGAG CCAAAAATGATCACGGTGGTGCTGACAGTCCACATGCATTGCGAGGCCTGCGCACAGCAGATCAAGAAGCGAATACTAAAGATGAAAG GTGTAAAGGAGGCGGAACCGGATCTGAAGGCTTCCCAAGTTACCGTGAAGGGCGTGTTCGAGCCAGCGAAGCTGGTGGAAAACGTACATAGGAAAACCGGCAAGCACGCAGTGGTGGTGAAGCAGGAgccggaggagaagaaggacGAGAAGGGCGGCGGCGCCGGCGAGGACGCGGGGAAGGACGAGAAGAAGGCCGGCGACGCTGGTGGGGACAATGccgagaagaaagaagaaaaggaatcAGGCGGAGGTGCagaggagaaagagaagaaggaagggggcGGAGCGGAGACGGCGGAGGCTACGCCGCCGCCGAAGGTGGTGGAACAGCTGATGCGAAACGATTTGTATCACTACTACCCAAGACACCCTGCCGCTGGTGGATTCGTGGGATACGCGTATCCCTCGTACCCCCCTTATCCCACGTATCCCCCTCAAATCTTTAGCGATGAGAATCCCAATGCTTGCTCTGTGATGTGA